The genomic interval TACAAAATGGACTATGCTGAACTGATAAATTACCATATCACAAATGAAGCGGATCTGACGGTTCCCTGTATTGAGGTGCCGTTGGAAGATGCTACTCGGTTTGGCGTAGTAGCCATAGATAATGATTCCCGTATCATTGATTTTGATGAAAAACCTTCGAATCCCAAACCACTTCCCACAAATCAAAATGTCGCCCTTGTTTCCATGGGCATATATTTGTTCAATACCGAGGTGCTTGTAAGGCGCATAATAGAGAATGCAAAAAATGACACTAACAGAGATTTTGGGAAAAATATTATTCCAACTATGATTCAAAAAGACCGGGTGCTTTCATTTGTTTTTAATGGCAATGAGCATAACACGTCTAACTATTGGAGAGATATTGGCACTTTAGATGCATATTGGGAGGCGAATATTGATCTGGTTAAAAAAAACCCCGACTTTGATCTTTTTGATAATAGGTGGCCTATCCGAACATATAATAAGCAATATCCTCCCGCAAAATATATATTCGAAAATGAGAAAAACGGAATGATAAAAGATGCATTGATATCAAATGGATGCCTGATCAATGACGCCAGCATCGTGAAATCCATTATATCTCCCTGCGTTACAATCGGAGCTCAATCATCAGTGATAGGTTCCATTATAATGGAAGGTGTAAGAATCGGGGAAAACGTTAAGATTAAAAATGCAATCATTGATAAACATGTAACAATACCGGATGGGATGAAAATGGGATATGATTTGCAGGATGATGGAAAACAATTTACGGTAACCGAAAAAGGCATCGTTGTTGCGCACAAGGAAATGCATCTGATATGAAACATCCATGCCGGTGTTCGACTGTAATGTTTACGCTGAATAGTTACATTTTATTTTCGGTCTTGATTTTTTTTGTAATGAATGTTGGATGGTGAGTAACCGTTTGCTTGCAGAAAATGGAGAAGTTTTTTACTTGCCTTCTGTTCTCTTGAATAGTCTGGCAGCCAGAATTTTGTGGTATCAATCCCGCTGACGGTTTTGTTCCTGGAATTTATAACGTAAGTTTTTTGTTCAGAAGTAGCACTCTGGTATTTGACAAGGATGATACCGTCATTCGGGTCAAAATCGACTTCAATACGCATACCCTCATCGTCGTATATCTTTCCAATAGCCTTCACTATATCAACTAATTCATCCAAAGAGTTTCTCTTCATATTTTATAATGCAGCAAAAAGCTGCAACCAAAAAGAATTTAACCACGAATCCGCCTTACCTACCCACAAAACATAAAAAATCTTTTAGAACCCAACCTAACTGGCATGGACGGAACCAAACAAGGACGAAATACGAAACACGAAATACGAAATTCTAAGTACGAAATACGAAACAAATTCCATAATCCACCCCTGCACCCCCGCCAGCGGGGGACATTCTGCCTCCTTTGTAGGGGATTAGGGGGAGGATATTTAGGATTTCACCAGTAAATATTTTGCCAAAAAATGCAAGGAAATTACCTGCTTAATTCTCATTGCAATTGTACAGGAATCTTCATTTTATGAAAGCGTTTTTATAGTGGTGTTTCCAGAAGTCAAAGATTGAGGCAGGCATCAAAAAATTATAGCAAAAGTCATGCGGAGAAAGCGATGTTACGGTTCTTTACACGATTGGCGTGATTTGAATGCAAAAAATAATAAATAATAATTGACAATATTGTTTTTTATTATACAATCCTAGACGTGTGAGATTGAGTCTCAATATAGTTTTTAGGATGGAGGTGTGATGTGAGGTATGTGTGTTTAATTGTTGTATTTGGAGGTATAGGGGTTTTTACTCCGCAGGCATTTGCCCAATCAGGAGATACGGAAATGTTAAATAACCGTGTGCAGGCGCTTGAAAACCAATTACAAGAGATTAAGGAA from Candidatus Kuenenia stuttgartiensis carries:
- the glgC gene encoding glucose-1-phosphate adenylyltransferase — its product is MIKPFDHTLYRKVLVMLLAGGKGERLYPLTRDRAKPAVPFGGIYRIIDFTLSNCINSGLRKICVLTQYKSYSLDRHLRVGWNIFNTELDEFIENIPPQKRTNEMWYLGTADAVYQNIYVLESERPEMVLVLAGDHIYKMDYAELINYHITNEADLTVPCIEVPLEDATRFGVVAIDNDSRIIDFDEKPSNPKPLPTNQNVALVSMGIYLFNTEVLVRRIIENAKNDTNRDFGKNIIPTMIQKDRVLSFVFNGNEHNTSNYWRDIGTLDAYWEANIDLVKKNPDFDLFDNRWPIRTYNKQYPPAKYIFENEKNGMIKDALISNGCLINDASIVKSIISPCVTIGAQSSVIGSIIMEGVRIGENVKIKNAIIDKHVTIPDGMKMGYDLQDDGKQFTVTEKGIVVAHKEMHLI